In Janthinobacterium sp. J1-1, a single genomic region encodes these proteins:
- a CDS encoding ABC transporter substrate-binding protein, producing MIANIFKKTLIAGVLAMSAVGAYAADNIKIGSVLSVTGPAAFLGDPELKTLQLYIEKINAAGGVLGRKLELVHYDDGSDAAKANGFTKRLIESDKVDVLIGGTTTGATMAMAPLVERASLPFISLAGAVVVIDPVKKWVFKTPHTDRMAAEKVFEDMKKRGITKVGLLSETSGFGASGRKESQIVASKYGITLVSDETYGPKDTDITAQLTRIKNTAGVQAVFVFGLGQGPAVVTKNYGQLGMTALPLYQSHGVASDEYLKLSGKAAEGVRLPTPALLIGAMLPDADAQKAIVVGYDKTYKDRYKIDPSTFGGYALDALNLSVDAIKRAGGTDREKVRAALESTKGFVGTTGVFNMSAKDHMGLDLSAFRMVEVKNGEWQLSK from the coding sequence ATGATTGCGAATATCTTCAAGAAGACCCTGATTGCCGGCGTACTGGCCATGTCCGCCGTTGGCGCTTATGCGGCCGACAATATCAAGATCGGTTCCGTGCTGTCCGTCACGGGCCCGGCCGCCTTCCTGGGCGACCCGGAACTGAAAACCCTGCAGCTGTATATCGAGAAAATCAACGCGGCCGGCGGCGTGCTGGGCCGCAAGCTGGAACTGGTGCACTACGACGACGGCAGCGACGCGGCCAAGGCCAATGGCTTTACCAAGCGGCTGATCGAGTCGGACAAGGTCGACGTGCTGATCGGCGGCACCACCACCGGCGCGACGATGGCGATGGCGCCGCTGGTGGAACGCGCCAGCCTGCCGTTCATCTCGCTGGCCGGCGCCGTGGTGGTGATCGACCCGGTCAAGAAATGGGTCTTCAAGACGCCGCATACCGACCGCATGGCGGCCGAAAAGGTGTTCGAAGACATGAAGAAGCGCGGCATCACCAAGGTGGGCCTGCTGTCGGAAACCAGCGGCTTTGGCGCGTCGGGACGCAAGGAGTCGCAGATCGTCGCCTCCAAGTACGGCATCACCCTGGTCTCCGATGAAACCTACGGTCCGAAAGACACCGATATCACGGCGCAGCTGACCCGCATCAAGAACACGGCCGGCGTGCAGGCCGTGTTCGTGTTCGGCCTGGGCCAGGGCCCTGCCGTCGTCACCAAGAACTACGGCCAGCTGGGCATGACGGCGCTGCCGCTGTACCAGTCGCACGGCGTGGCGTCGGACGAGTATCTGAAACTGTCGGGCAAGGCCGCCGAAGGCGTGCGCCTGCCGACGCCGGCCCTGCTGATCGGCGCCATGCTGCCGGATGCGGACGCGCAGAAAGCCATCGTGGTCGGCTACGACAAGACCTACAAGGACCGCTACAAGATCGATCCGTCGACCTTTGGCGGCTATGCGCTGGACGCGCTGAACCTGTCGGTCGACGCCATCAAGCGCGCCGGGGGCACCGACCGCGAAAAAGTGCGGGCGGCGCTGGAATCGACCAAGGGTTTTGTGGGCACCACCGGTGTATTCAATATGTCGGCGAAAGACCATATGGGCCTGGACCTGTCGGCTTTCCGCATGGTCGAAGTGAAGAACGGCGAATGGCAATTGTCGAAATAA
- a CDS encoding branched-chain amino acid ABC transporter permease, whose protein sequence is MEVAQFLQFLYSGMTVGSAYALAALGFTIIYNTSGVINFAQGEFIMLGGMLAAVMSAAGVPLPLAIFLAVVATGLVGLLMEKTVIEPAQNAQVITLLIITIGASLVLRGLVQIWLGKDTHSLPAFSGDTSIQFFGASLLPQSLWVLGVTVVIVLVLGWFFGRTLMGKAMLATSHNKLAAQLVGINTRKVLLFSFGLSALLGAAGGILVAPITYTSYDAGIMLGLKGFVAAVLGGLGGGAGAIAGGLILGIAEAMTAGYISSAYKDAVPFVLILLILFFLPQGLFGAKNSERV, encoded by the coding sequence ATGGAAGTCGCACAATTTCTACAATTTCTGTATTCCGGGATGACGGTCGGTTCCGCCTATGCGCTGGCGGCGCTGGGCTTTACCATCATCTACAACACCAGCGGCGTGATCAACTTCGCGCAGGGCGAATTCATCATGCTGGGCGGAATGCTGGCCGCCGTGATGTCGGCCGCCGGCGTGCCGCTGCCGCTGGCCATTTTCCTGGCCGTCGTCGCCACCGGCCTGGTGGGCCTCTTGATGGAAAAAACCGTGATCGAACCGGCGCAGAACGCGCAGGTCATCACCTTGTTGATCATCACCATCGGCGCTTCCCTGGTGCTGCGCGGCCTGGTGCAGATCTGGCTGGGCAAGGACACGCATTCGCTGCCGGCGTTTTCCGGCGATACGTCGATTCAATTCTTTGGTGCGAGCCTCTTGCCGCAAAGCCTGTGGGTGCTGGGCGTGACGGTCGTGATCGTGCTGGTGCTGGGCTGGTTCTTCGGCCGCACCCTGATGGGCAAGGCCATGCTGGCCACCTCGCACAACAAGCTGGCCGCGCAACTGGTCGGCATCAATACCCGCAAGGTGCTGCTGTTCTCGTTCGGCCTGTCAGCGCTCCTGGGCGCGGCCGGCGGCATCCTGGTCGCGCCGATCACCTATACCTCGTATGACGCCGGCATCATGCTGGGCCTGAAAGGCTTTGTGGCCGCCGTGTTGGGTGGCCTCGGTGGCGGCGCGGGCGCGATTGCCGGTGGCCTGATCCTCGGCATCGCCGAAGCCATGACGGCAGGTTACATCTCGTCGGCGTACAAGGACGCGGTACCGTTCGTGCTGATCCTCTTGATCCTGTTCTTCCTGCCGCAAGGCCTGTTCGGCGCTAAAAATTCGGAGCGTGTATGA
- a CDS encoding branched-chain amino acid ABC transporter permease, translated as MTNFFTRFFTRSRHGGLLVLALVLAILPLFLTNAFYYDVAIRIALNAIVVIGLNLLMGYTGQISLGHAGFYGLGAYASAVLTTHYNWPPLAALAAGAVATGLLALLLARPVLKLKGHTLAMATLGLGIIISIVINNETQWTGGPDGIGVSAFSVAGLEIAGEKSWYLVCAVLLLLVTWLALNLIDSPVGRALQAIHGSEVAARVVGVDTTRFKVRVFVLSAVIASIAGSISAHYIGFITPNLAGFFHSIELVTMVVVGGMASVFGSIIGAALLTILPQLLSSFEGWETVVFGVILMATMIFMPKGLVPSLASRSRKRASTPTAPKAPAKPAQEV; from the coding sequence ATGACCAACTTCTTCACACGTTTCTTCACACGCTCGCGCCATGGCGGCCTGCTGGTGCTGGCGCTGGTGCTGGCCATTTTGCCGCTGTTCCTCACCAATGCGTTCTACTATGACGTGGCGATCCGCATCGCGCTGAACGCCATCGTCGTCATCGGCCTGAACCTGCTGATGGGCTATACGGGCCAGATCAGCCTGGGCCACGCGGGCTTCTATGGCCTGGGCGCCTATGCGTCGGCCGTGCTGACCACGCACTACAACTGGCCGCCGCTGGCCGCGCTGGCCGCCGGTGCCGTCGCCACCGGCCTGCTGGCCCTGCTGCTGGCCCGTCCGGTCCTGAAACTCAAGGGCCATACGCTGGCGATGGCCACGCTGGGACTGGGCATCATCATCTCCATCGTGATCAACAACGAGACGCAATGGACCGGTGGCCCGGACGGCATCGGCGTGTCCGCCTTCAGCGTGGCAGGGCTGGAAATCGCCGGTGAAAAATCGTGGTATCTGGTGTGCGCCGTATTGCTGCTGCTGGTGACGTGGCTGGCGCTGAACCTGATCGATTCGCCCGTCGGCCGCGCGCTGCAGGCGATCCATGGCTCGGAAGTGGCGGCGCGCGTGGTCGGTGTCGACACCACGCGTTTCAAGGTACGCGTGTTCGTGCTGTCGGCCGTGATCGCCAGTATCGCCGGCAGCATCAGCGCCCATTACATCGGCTTTATCACGCCCAACCTGGCCGGCTTCTTCCACTCGATCGAGCTGGTGACGATGGTGGTGGTGGGCGGCATGGCGTCGGTCTTCGGTTCGATTATCGGCGCGGCGCTGTTGACGATTTTGCCGCAGCTGCTGTCCAGTTTTGAAGGCTGGGAGACGGTGGTGTTCGGCGTGATCCTGATGGCGACCATGATCTTTATGCCCAAGGGGCTGGTGCCGAGTCTGGCCAGCCGTTCGCGCAAGCGGGCAAGCACGCCAACCGCGCCCAAGGCGCCCGCCAAACCGGCACAGGAGGTATGA
- a CDS encoding ABC transporter ATP-binding protein, giving the protein MLTINNLSKSFGGVHAVQDVSFMVKEGNIHSVIGPNGAGKTTLFNLITGVYTPTRGEILLNGENVAAMSPDALARRGMSRTFQNLQVCMNMTAIDNVMVGAHLRLNQNLFASMLRLPSVRRADTACRDEAAQLMEFVGVGRHVDDEAGQMSYGALKRLEIARALAAKPKVLLLDEPAAGLNHTETGEIEALIRKVAQSGVTVVLVEHDMKLVMNLSDHILVLDYGKKLAEGTAAEVRANPDVVAAYLGVAA; this is encoded by the coding sequence ATGCTGACGATTAACAACCTGAGCAAGAGCTTTGGCGGCGTGCACGCGGTGCAGGATGTCAGCTTTATGGTCAAGGAAGGCAATATCCACTCCGTGATCGGCCCTAATGGCGCCGGCAAGACGACCTTGTTCAACCTGATCACGGGTGTCTACACGCCGACCAGGGGAGAAATCCTGCTCAATGGCGAAAACGTGGCCGCCATGTCGCCCGATGCGCTGGCGCGGCGCGGCATGAGCCGCACCTTCCAGAACCTGCAGGTGTGCATGAACATGACGGCGATCGACAATGTGATGGTGGGCGCGCACCTGCGGCTGAACCAGAACCTGTTCGCTTCCATGCTGCGCCTGCCATCCGTGCGCCGGGCGGACACGGCCTGCCGCGATGAAGCTGCCCAGCTGATGGAATTTGTCGGCGTGGGCCGCCATGTCGACGACGAGGCGGGCCAGATGTCGTATGGCGCCCTGAAGCGTCTGGAGATTGCGCGCGCGCTGGCGGCCAAGCCGAAGGTACTGCTGCTGGACGAACCGGCCGCAGGCCTGAATCACACGGAGACGGGCGAGATCGAAGCCTTGATCCGCAAGGTGGCGCAATCGGGCGTGACGGTGGTGCTGGTCGAGCACGACATGAAACTGGTGATGAATCTGTCGGACCATATCCTGGTGCTCGACTATGGCAAGAAGCTGGCCGAAGGGACCGCCGCCGAAGTGCGCGCCAATCCCGACGTGGTGGCGGCGTATCTGGGAGTGGCTGCATGA
- a CDS encoding ABC transporter ATP-binding protein has translation MTDKVQTPLVLDIAGLTSHYGRIQGLHGIALQVRQGQLVALVGANGAGKTTLLRAISGVQPISAGTITFAGQDISRSSADKRVRAGICQVPEGRQVFGPMTVEDNLRLGAFTRPQQEVAGEIERMYGLFPILKEKRLLLAGTLSGGQQQMLAMARALMGRPQLLLLDEPSMGLAPLLIAEIFRIVAELRDRGITIFLVEQNAHAALSIADVGYVIETGAITLSGPGPELLHNEQVQSAYLGM, from the coding sequence ATGACCGATAAAGTACAAACACCGCTGGTGCTCGATATCGCCGGCCTCACCAGCCACTACGGCCGCATCCAGGGCCTGCACGGCATAGCCCTGCAGGTGCGCCAGGGCCAACTGGTGGCGCTGGTAGGGGCCAACGGCGCCGGCAAGACCACCTTGCTGCGCGCGATTTCAGGCGTGCAGCCGATCAGCGCCGGCACGATCACCTTTGCCGGCCAGGACATCAGCCGCAGCAGCGCCGACAAGCGCGTGCGCGCCGGCATCTGCCAGGTGCCGGAAGGGCGTCAGGTGTTCGGCCCGATGACGGTGGAGGACAATCTGCGCCTGGGCGCCTTTACCCGCCCGCAGCAGGAAGTGGCCGGCGAGATCGAGCGCATGTACGGTTTGTTCCCGATCCTCAAGGAAAAGCGTCTTTTACTCGCTGGTACCCTGTCCGGCGGACAGCAGCAGATGCTGGCCATGGCGCGCGCGCTGATGGGCCGCCCGCAACTGCTGCTGCTCGACGAGCCGAGCATGGGCCTGGCGCCGCTGTTGATCGCCGAAATCTTCCGCATCGTGGCCGAACTGCGCGACCGCGGCATCACGATTTTCCTGGTCGAGCAGAACGCCCACGCGGCGCTGTCGATCGCCGATGTCGGCTATGTGATCGAGACGGGCGCCATCACCCTGTCCGGGCCAGGGCCGGAATTGCTGCATAACGAGCAGGTGCAGAGCGCCTACCTGGGCATGTGA
- the paaY gene encoding phenylacetic acid degradation protein PaaY: MVKVYEINGVTPVVHPSAYVHPSAVLIGDVIVGPRCYIGPLASIRGDFGRLILEEGANLQDTCVMHGFPGCDTVVEVDGHVGHGAVLHGCRIGRNALVGMNAVVMDNAVIGAESIVAAMSFVKAGMIVAPRSMVVGTPAKIIRSLTDDEIKWKTSGTSQYHELAVRSMHTMREVEALTEVEANRQRLNFESALPLHLHKNAAAQ, encoded by the coding sequence ATGGTCAAAGTCTACGAAATCAACGGCGTTACCCCCGTGGTCCACCCGTCCGCCTATGTGCATCCGAGCGCGGTGCTGATCGGCGACGTGATCGTCGGCCCGCGCTGCTATATCGGGCCGCTGGCCTCGATCCGCGGCGACTTCGGGCGATTGATACTGGAAGAGGGCGCCAACCTGCAGGACACCTGCGTCATGCACGGCTTTCCCGGCTGCGACACGGTGGTCGAAGTCGACGGCCATGTGGGCCACGGCGCCGTGCTGCACGGCTGCCGCATCGGCCGCAATGCGCTGGTCGGCATGAACGCGGTGGTGATGGACAACGCGGTCATCGGCGCCGAGTCCATCGTCGCCGCTATGAGTTTCGTGAAAGCCGGCATGATCGTGGCGCCGCGCAGCATGGTGGTCGGCACGCCCGCGAAAATCATCCGCAGCCTGACTGACGATGAAATCAAATGGAAAACCTCGGGCACCAGCCAGTACCACGAACTGGCCGTGCGCTCCATGCACACCATGCGCGAAGTCGAGGCGCTGACGGAAGTGGAAGCGAACCGCCAGCGACTCAATTTTGAATCGGCGCTGCCGCTGCATCTGCACAAGAACGCCGCCGCGCAATAA
- the paaZ gene encoding phenylacetic acid degradation bifunctional protein PaaZ, with amino-acid sequence MAHISTLQSLIAGRWLGESAAVPLHSALNNNVIYHTHAEKIDFEEAVTYARKTGVPGLMALDFQQRAARLKALALYLVERKEELYVISHLSGATRADSWVDIEGGTGTLFAYASMGSNELPSSNVLHEGPAIALGKKGGFAGTHILVPRGGLAVHINAFNFPIWGLLEKFAPSFLAAMPCIAKPATATSYLTQAVVRMMHESGLLPEGSLQLVIGSTGDLLDRLNGQDFVTFTGSAATAAKLRTNPNLIANSVPFNGEADSLNCAILAPDVTPDDVEFDLFVKEVVREMTGKSGQKCTAIRRVIVPDHLLDAVGTRLRERLAKVVVGDPSIDGVRMGALASKEQQNDVAERVATLSKGNEVVFGAADGFNPLGDGAQDGSFFSPTLLMCRDAFGNDAVHDVEAFGPVSTMMGYHDIDEALALAARGKGSLVSTLVTRDPKLAARVVPLVAATHGRVHILEREASVDSTGHGSPLPQLKHGGPGRAGGGEELGGVRAVRHYLQRAAVQGSPTMLAAVTGEYVRGAAVNESPIHPFRKHFEDLKTGDSLLTHRRTVSEADIVAFGGISGDFFYMHFDEIAAKESQFGKRIAHGYFVLSAAAGLFVSPGVGPVLANYGLDNLRFVAPVAIGDTIRARLTCKRKVDRNRKDVFGVGQGVVAWDVQVTNQNDELVASYDILTLVSKRE; translated from the coding sequence ATGGCTCACATTTCAACGTTGCAAAGCCTGATCGCCGGCCGCTGGCTGGGCGAATCGGCCGCCGTGCCGCTGCACAGCGCCCTGAACAACAACGTGATTTATCACACGCACGCCGAGAAGATCGATTTCGAGGAAGCCGTCACCTATGCCCGCAAGACGGGCGTGCCGGGCCTGATGGCGCTGGACTTCCAGCAGCGCGCCGCGCGCCTGAAAGCGCTGGCGCTGTACTTGGTCGAGCGCAAGGAAGAGCTGTATGTGATCTCTCACCTGTCGGGCGCCACGCGCGCCGACAGCTGGGTCGATATCGAAGGCGGCACGGGCACCCTGTTCGCCTACGCCAGCATGGGCAGCAACGAGCTGCCGTCGTCGAACGTGCTGCACGAAGGCCCGGCCATCGCATTGGGTAAAAAAGGCGGCTTCGCCGGCACCCACATCCTGGTGCCGCGCGGCGGGCTGGCCGTGCATATCAACGCCTTCAACTTCCCGATCTGGGGCCTGCTGGAAAAGTTCGCGCCGAGCTTTCTGGCGGCCATGCCCTGCATCGCCAAGCCGGCCACCGCCACCAGCTACCTGACCCAGGCCGTGGTGCGCATGATGCATGAATCGGGCTTGCTGCCCGAAGGCAGCCTGCAGCTGGTGATCGGCTCCACCGGCGACCTGCTGGACCGTTTGAACGGCCAGGATTTCGTCACGTTTACCGGCTCGGCCGCCACCGCCGCCAAGCTGCGCACCAACCCGAACCTGATCGCCAATTCGGTGCCGTTCAACGGCGAAGCCGATTCGCTCAACTGCGCCATCCTGGCGCCGGACGTCACGCCGGACGACGTGGAATTCGACCTGTTCGTCAAGGAAGTGGTACGTGAAATGACGGGCAAGTCGGGCCAGAAGTGCACGGCGATCCGCCGCGTGATCGTGCCCGATCATCTGCTGGACGCCGTTGGCACGCGCCTGCGCGAACGCCTGGCCAAGGTGGTGGTGGGCGACCCGTCCATCGACGGCGTGCGCATGGGGGCGCTGGCCTCGAAAGAGCAGCAGAACGACGTGGCCGAGCGCGTCGCCACCCTGTCCAAGGGCAACGAGGTAGTGTTTGGCGCGGCCGACGGTTTCAATCCGCTGGGCGATGGCGCGCAGGATGGCAGCTTCTTCTCGCCGACCCTGCTGATGTGCCGCGATGCGTTCGGCAACGACGCCGTGCATGACGTGGAAGCGTTCGGCCCCGTCAGCACCATGATGGGCTATCACGATATCGATGAAGCGCTGGCGCTGGCCGCACGCGGCAAGGGCAGCCTGGTGAGCACCCTGGTGACGCGCGATCCGAAACTGGCGGCGCGCGTGGTGCCGTTGGTGGCGGCGACCCACGGCCGCGTGCATATCCTCGAGCGCGAGGCCTCGGTCGATTCGACCGGCCACGGCTCGCCTTTGCCGCAGCTGAAACACGGCGGCCCTGGCCGCGCGGGCGGCGGCGAAGAGCTGGGCGGCGTGCGCGCCGTGCGCCACTACCTGCAGCGCGCGGCGGTACAGGGCTCGCCGACCATGCTGGCGGCCGTGACCGGTGAATACGTGCGTGGCGCGGCCGTCAACGAAAGCCCGATCCACCCGTTCCGCAAGCATTTCGAAGACCTGAAAACCGGCGACTCGCTGCTGACCCACCGCCGCACCGTCAGCGAAGCCGATATTGTCGCCTTTGGCGGCATCTCGGGCGACTTCTTCTACATGCACTTCGACGAAATCGCGGCGAAGGAATCGCAGTTCGGCAAGCGCATCGCCCACGGCTATTTCGTGCTGTCGGCCGCCGCCGGCCTGTTCGTCTCGCCTGGCGTCGGCCCGGTGCTGGCCAACTATGGCCTGGACAACCTGCGCTTCGTGGCGCCGGTGGCCATCGGCGACACCATCCGCGCCCGCCTGACCTGCAAGCGCAAGGTCGACCGCAACCGCAAGGACGTGTTTGGCGTCGGCCAGGGCGTGGTGGCGTGGGACGTGCAGGTGACCAACCAGAACGATGAGCTGGTGGCCAGCTATGACATCCTGACCTTGGTGTCGAAGCGCGAATGA
- a CDS encoding type II toxin-antitoxin system ParD family antitoxin — protein MDNMEISIPENLKRFVDDQVAGGRYGSVSEYVRQLIQADQERAAESELEALLIEGLASDETPMTAADWADIRRQGQARMSSLKK, from the coding sequence ATGGACAATATGGAAATATCGATACCGGAGAACCTGAAACGATTCGTCGATGATCAGGTTGCCGGTGGCCGTTACGGCAGCGTCAGTGAATATGTGCGTCAGCTGATACAGGCGGACCAGGAGCGCGCTGCAGAAAGCGAACTGGAAGCGCTCCTGATAGAGGGCTTGGCCAGTGATGAAACGCCGATGACAGCGGCAGATTGGGCTGACATCCGGCGACAGGGACAGGCAAGGATGAGTTCCTTGAAGAAATAA
- a CDS encoding type II toxin-antitoxin system RelE/ParE family toxin — translation MSTIYKRALAQRDLVDNYVYLAEHAGISLAEKFLSNAEASFIELAAQPKLGAPLSTLQPSLQGMRKWRVKNFDHFLIFYLPVKSGVSIVRVLHAARNWQKTLSVR, via the coding sequence ATGTCCACCATTTACAAGCGGGCATTAGCGCAGCGCGATCTGGTGGATAACTATGTCTATTTGGCTGAGCATGCAGGCATCAGCCTTGCCGAGAAATTTTTGTCCAATGCAGAGGCCAGTTTTATTGAACTTGCCGCGCAGCCCAAGCTGGGTGCACCGTTGTCAACGCTTCAGCCTTCACTGCAAGGCATGCGCAAGTGGCGAGTCAAGAACTTCGATCATTTTCTGATTTTTTATCTGCCAGTAAAGAGCGGCGTGAGCATCGTTAGGGTACTGCACGCCGCCCGGAACTGGCAGAAAACGCTATCAGTGCGCTAG
- a CDS encoding M24 family metallopeptidase → MNSVSNAIAHTGIGIGGTSIEAALSTLSDMTAGMAAIGKDEHAQRIATAQAYMREQGIAAIYLNAGANLVYFTGTKWYASERMVGAILPASGSLEYIAPAFEESTLQGFMQIEGKVNCWEEHESPYQLFVDVLARMGVVQDAVAPPRVGICESAAFFIYDGIRPLAPGYALENARAVTAYCRSRKSPAEIALMQRVMDMTLAVHVATASMLYEGITTVEVEEFISRAHRKVGAPRSYFCIVLFGEATAYPHGVNYVQTLKAGDTVLIDTGCQVMNYISDITRTYVFGAISERQRSVWNSEKKAQAAAFAAAQLGVPCGDVDRAARVALEADGFGPGYKLPGLPHRTGHGIGIDIHEWPYLVGSDTTPLDVGMCFSNEPMICIPGEFGIRHEDHFYMTANGPRWFTQPAHSIDDPFGLAC, encoded by the coding sequence ATGAACAGCGTCAGCAACGCCATCGCACACACCGGCATCGGTATCGGCGGCACATCCATCGAAGCAGCACTGTCCACCTTGAGCGACATGACGGCCGGCATGGCCGCCATCGGCAAGGACGAACACGCGCAGCGCATCGCCACCGCGCAAGCGTACATGCGCGAGCAGGGCATCGCCGCCATCTACCTGAACGCAGGCGCCAACCTCGTCTATTTCACGGGCACCAAATGGTATGCCAGCGAACGCATGGTGGGCGCCATCCTGCCCGCCAGCGGCAGCCTGGAATATATCGCCCCCGCGTTCGAAGAAAGCACCTTGCAAGGCTTTATGCAGATCGAGGGCAAGGTCAACTGCTGGGAAGAGCATGAAAGCCCGTACCAGCTGTTCGTCGATGTGCTGGCGCGCATGGGCGTGGTACAGGATGCAGTCGCGCCGCCGCGCGTGGGCATCTGCGAAAGCGCCGCCTTCTTTATCTATGACGGCATACGGCCGCTGGCTCCCGGCTACGCGCTGGAAAACGCGCGTGCCGTCACGGCGTACTGCCGCAGCCGCAAGTCGCCAGCCGAAATCGCCCTGATGCAGCGCGTGATGGACATGACCCTGGCCGTGCACGTGGCCACCGCCAGCATGCTATACGAAGGCATCACGACGGTGGAAGTGGAGGAATTCATCAGCCGCGCGCACCGCAAGGTGGGTGCGCCGCGATCGTACTTCTGCATCGTGCTGTTCGGCGAGGCGACCGCCTACCCGCATGGCGTGAACTATGTGCAGACATTAAAGGCGGGCGACACGGTGCTGATCGACACGGGCTGCCAGGTGATGAACTATATCTCCGACATCACGCGCACCTATGTGTTTGGCGCCATCAGCGAACGCCAGCGCAGCGTGTGGAACAGCGAGAAAAAAGCACAGGCGGCGGCGTTTGCGGCGGCGCAACTGGGCGTGCCCTGCGGCGACGTCGACCGCGCCGCGCGCGTGGCGCTGGAAGCCGATGGATTCGGCCCCGGCTACAAGCTGCCCGGCCTGCCCCACCGTACCGGCCACGGCATCGGCATTGATATCCACGAGTGGCCCTACCTGGTCGGCAGCGACACCACGCCACTGGACGTCGGCATGTGCTTTTCAAACGAGCCGATGATCTGCATCCCCGGCGAATTCGGCATCCGCCATGAAGACCATTTTTATATGACGGCAAATGGCCCGCGCTGGTTCACCCAGCCGGCGCACAGCATTGATGATCCGTTTGGATTGGCCTGCTGA
- the argH gene encoding argininosuccinate lyase, with the protein MTDQFSKKGEAWSARFSEPVSDLVKRYTASVFFDKRLALFDIEGSLAHAEMLHAQAIISPADYAEIQRGMAQISQEIAAGQFEWLLDLEDVHLNIEKRLTELVGDAGKRLHTGRSRNDQVATDIRLYVRSAIDDITALLATLRGALTDLAEQHADTIMPGFTHMQVAQPITFGHHMLAYVEMFGRDAERMADTRKRVNRLPLGAAALAGTTFPIDRLRVAKTLGFDDVCHNSLDAVSDRDFAIEFCAASAVLMMHVSRMAEELVIWMSPRIGFIDIADRFCTGSSIMPQKKNPDVPELARGKTGRVYGHLIGLLTLMKGQPLAYNKDNQEDKEPLFDTVDTVIDTLRIFADMAGGITVKPEAMRAAALQGYATATDLADYLVKKGLPFRDAHEAVALAVRACVDAGCDLADLSLAQLQAFSPLTGEDVFEVLTLEGSVAARDHVGGTAPRQVREAIARVRTQLEK; encoded by the coding sequence ATGACTGATCAATTCTCCAAAAAGGGCGAAGCCTGGTCGGCCCGGTTTTCCGAACCGGTCTCGGACCTCGTCAAGCGCTATACCGCATCCGTATTTTTCGACAAGCGCCTGGCGCTGTTCGATATCGAAGGTTCGCTGGCCCATGCGGAAATGCTGCATGCGCAAGCCATCATCAGCCCGGCCGATTACGCTGAAATCCAGCGCGGCATGGCGCAGATTTCGCAGGAAATCGCCGCCGGCCAGTTCGAATGGCTGCTGGACCTGGAAGACGTCCACCTGAATATTGAAAAACGCCTGACCGAACTGGTGGGCGACGCCGGCAAGCGCCTGCACACGGGCCGTTCGCGCAACGACCAGGTGGCCACCGACATCCGCCTGTACGTGCGTTCCGCCATCGACGACATCACCGCCCTGCTGGCCACCCTGCGCGGCGCCCTGACCGACCTGGCCGAGCAGCACGCCGACACCATCATGCCGGGCTTTACCCACATGCAGGTAGCGCAGCCGATCACCTTCGGCCACCATATGCTGGCGTATGTCGAGATGTTCGGCCGCGACGCCGAGCGCATGGCGGACACGCGCAAGCGCGTCAACCGCCTGCCGCTGGGCGCCGCCGCCCTGGCCGGCACCACCTTTCCGATCGACCGCCTGCGCGTGGCGAAAACCCTGGGTTTTGACGACGTCTGCCACAACTCGCTCGACGCCGTGTCGGACCGCGATTTCGCCATCGAATTCTGCGCCGCTTCGGCCGTGCTGATGATGCACGTGTCGCGCATGGCCGAAGAACTGGTGATCTGGATGAGCCCGCGCATCGGCTTCATCGACATCGCCGACCGCTTCTGCACCGGCTCGTCGATCATGCCGCAAAAGAAAAACCCGGACGTGCCGGAACTGGCGCGTGGCAAGACCGGCCGCGTCTACGGCCACCTGATCGGCCTGCTGACCCTGATGAAAGGCCAGCCGCTGGCCTACAACAAGGACAACCAGGAAGACAAGGAACCGCTGTTCGACACCGTCGACACCGTCATCGACACCCTGCGCATCTTCGCCGACATGGCCGGCGGCATCACGGTCAAACCGGAAGCGATGCGCGCGGCGGCCCTGCAAGGCTACGCCACCGCCACCGACCTGGCCGACTACCTGGTCAAGAAGGGCCTGCCGTTCCGCGACGCCCACGAAGCGGTGGCGCTGGCCGTGCGCGCCTGCGTCGACGCCGGCTGCGACCTGGCCGATTTGTCTTTGGCCCAGCTGCAGGCATTCTCGCCATTGACAGGCGAAGATGTGTTCGAGGTACTGACCCTGGAAGGTTCGGTCGCCGCACGCGATCACGTGGGCGGCACCGCGCCACGCCAGGTACGTGAAGCGATTGCGCGCGTGCGCACGCAGCTGGAAAAGTAA